In Candidatus Eisenbacteria bacterium, one genomic interval encodes:
- a CDS encoding prepilin-type N-terminal cleavage/methylation domain-containing protein: MSRQDGMTLVELAAALLIAGIVALIAVPNYLDLVRSTRAMQAVGDLYAVRAAAYLNYGDTTTWPPDAAAGIPPQQLLDRLPHGFRFVKEHYKIDWENWIGELRKDGDARAGVEVGVSIVSNDQKLLDAVQRLLSRYYTIRTTPTKMTLQIAGPSGI, translated from the coding sequence ATGTCCCGCCAAGACGGCATGACCCTGGTCGAGCTCGCCGCGGCGCTCCTCATCGCGGGCATCGTGGCCCTGATCGCCGTGCCCAACTACCTCGACCTCGTGCGAAGCACACGCGCGATGCAGGCGGTCGGCGATCTCTACGCCGTCCGGGCGGCGGCGTACCTCAACTACGGCGACACCACGACGTGGCCGCCGGACGCGGCCGCGGGCATTCCGCCGCAGCAGCTCCTGGACCGGCTCCCGCACGGGTTCCGGTTCGTGAAGGAGCACTACAAGATCGACTGGGAGAACTGGATCGGCGAGCTCCGCAAGGACGGCGACGCGAGGGCGGGCGTCGAGGTGGGAGTCTCGATCGTGAGCAACGACCAGAAGCTCCTCGATGCCGTGCAGAGGCTCCTGTCGCGGTACTACACGATCCGCACCACGCCGACGAAGATGACGCTCCAGATCGCCGGTCCGAGCGGGATCTAG
- a CDS encoding metallophosphoesterase family protein: MALVGLISDTHGLLRPEAVEALRGVTAIVHAGDVGDPAILEELARVAPVTAVRGNVDGGDLARRLPATAILTVEGVSIYVLHILDDLDLDPGVAGCRVVVSGHTHEPRVLTRRGVLYVNPGSAGPRRFKLPVTVARLETGDGAPRAEIVELPI, encoded by the coding sequence ATGGCGCTCGTCGGGCTGATCTCCGATACGCACGGGCTCCTCCGTCCCGAAGCCGTCGAGGCGCTCCGAGGCGTCACGGCCATCGTGCATGCGGGCGATGTCGGCGACCCGGCCATCCTGGAGGAGCTCGCGCGCGTCGCGCCCGTGACCGCGGTGCGCGGGAACGTCGACGGCGGCGATCTCGCGCGGCGCCTTCCGGCGACCGCGATCCTCACCGTCGAGGGCGTCTCGATCTACGTCCTCCACATCCTGGACGATCTCGACCTGGATCCCGGCGTCGCCGGCTGTCGCGTCGTGGTGAGCGGGCACACGCACGAGCCCAGGGTCCTCACACGGCGCGGCGTGCTCTACGTGAACCCGGGAAGCGCGGGTCCGAGGAGGTTCAAGCTGCCGGTGACCGTGGCGCGCCTCGAGACCGGCGACGGAGCGCCGCGCGCCGAGATCGTCGAGCTGCCGATCTAG